Part of the Rhea pennata isolate bPtePen1 chromosome 17, bPtePen1.pri, whole genome shotgun sequence genome is shown below.
TAATTACTAAGATACAGACTTGCAGCGATagtcaggaaaacaaaatgagactCTCACTTTCCTTACAGTGtctctcatttctgtttgtaGGATAACCTTGGACCCTTCTGCTTCCTTATCTTTTTGGGAATCCTTGTTTTATCAGCAATTTTCATCTACCTGTACCTCCCTGAGACCAAGGGAAAGTCGAtcatggaaataaaagcagagttCAACAAGTTAAATTTCGGAAATAAAGAAATCTCagtcacagaaaataattttcctaaGGAACAGCTGTTCTGCACCAAACTCTGAATGTTCAGAGAAGTTTGCATCTCTTAGAAAAGACAGGAAACACTGTTGCAAtagaactaaaaagaaaattaaaaacagacttcAAGCTATCCTGTGTCTCTttcttattgttttttaaattatacagATATGAAATTCCTCTTgctagatttttatttcttcctgacAGCTAAACATTTTCCCAGAAAATTCCACCgttcagttttaaaatctactagatataaagagatttttttctaaaaaatattttaatgctaatGTActttatgaagttttaaaacattttatgcaCAATCCATAAGGCCCAATCCCCCTTCAAGAACTTTTGTACAGGCTGTTCTTAGTCCTCACAGCTCTTGACTAGTAGGCTGATAGAATAAAAGCTAGCTAAATGGTTTAGAGTGACCCAAGGAGATACAGATAGAAAAGCTAGCAAAAGAAATCAGGAGAAACGGTTCCAGTCACAATAccaggggaaaggaaaaaaaaggaaagaaaaagaaaaaaacattgaaagtGACATCTGTTGGACTGTGCAATAGCCTAGAAATGTAATGGAAATCTCAGTAGTGAACACCCCAGTAACCCTCAGCAGGAGAATGACCTACTGAACAGAATCATTGCCATATTCAAAAGAAGTAAAATGGCTCCTATAAAATCAAGCACTCCCAAGAGCCTTTGTGGTGTCTGAGATCTGATTTCCTAGCTGGTAGCTCAGCTTCTGGGAATTGCATCAGATGTTTTGGGAGAAGAGGGAAGTTTGTGTTGGAAACCCATTTTATATAAGTAAGTTGCAAATTACCAGGAATTACTGCATGCAGTAGAAAAAAAGGTTGTGAAGTTGATTGTAAATATGGTCTCAATTTTCCCATGTGGCAACTAGTAACTATGCTATAATTTGTGACTCAGTGTTTTGGATCATGTCACTTGCTTTCGGTAAGGCACTGAAGGAGAAGCTTATCAATATTGCAAACAGCAATTCCTATCATTATCATTATCATTATGGATGGAGCGTTCACTTGAGTTTACTTGTTTCTAACTGACATAGGAAACATGTCTTACAATCTTTTCTTAAGGGAAATATTTCCCTTAAATTGTTATTGAATAGTTATATTGATTGGATTGTTATTTTGGGAactatttcaattatttttgcttctaatATTGGAGAGTCAAGCTATTAAACCACTAAAATTATGTTGTTGTAGTACAAGCATTTAGTTGAAGCTGTTCTCGCTCCAAGAAAGTTCTCACTCCTTTTTAGACAGCATTTTTTATGCCCATCAGCACATTCACCCTGTTTGCCCTCACACATCTTACAGCAAATACTCCATACCAAATGTCACATCAGCCCTTTGAATCATCCACCAGTCTTACAGGACTAGTAAAGTCACATAAGTGTCTACTAGTCAGCAAGCTACAAAGAGAACTGATCCCAGTTCTGCCTCCTACTCAGAAATCCTGTTAATTTCCCATGTCCCAGGAAATCCTTGTTGACTGTTATGGGACTACAAGCAGCACAAAACAGGAGCAAGCTGAAAACAAGGCTCTTCTAAATACACAAAGTGCCCAGCACAGAGGGAAATCAGTAACCTGATTTTAAGGCATCTTTCTACTGACTTCATCACAACTGAGCATCCACTGCACATGCTACTGATGCTTTTTATTATGATCTATTCCACAGAAAGAGCCTCAAACTTTTAGAATTGAAGAGTCCATCCACATTTTTTACATAATCAtaagttgcaaaaaaaaagccacGTTATAGCTCTCCCATTCTCAAACTCAGTCTCTGAAATACATGCTCTTTCACTGGTTTCCATGATTGGACTGTATCCAAAAATGAAGTATCATTGTTGGAAGTTTCAATTTCCAGAGAGTAAAAAGCCTACATTTCCTCCTATGAAAGCCTTTGAGTGACAATCTGCATTAGcagccagcagcctgcagaTGGCACATGCAGCCTCTTTTCTCATGTGGCATTCTCACTCCTCCAGGTGCACCTGGAGCAGGTAAGACAACATTGGCTATTTAAGGCTTCTGAGACGCTTTCTCTCACATTGGTGAGAAACTGAACAAGTGAGTTAGAAATGGGGCTGTGATTAAGTTGAGATGAAAGATTAAAGAATGCTTCAAAATCCAAAGATGCCTAAATTCATTGTTAACATAAATCTAAGCAAGGGTAGAGTTCCAAAATCTTTCACAGGAGAGCTCACTCAGCAGCCATCACAAACAGTGGGCAAGCCAGCACAGGTAAGTCTGGATGcttgaatattttctgtattaacaGTCAGCTGGGGCTGtgagctttttttctgtgttatccAATCTAAATTAATGCACCTAATGACTCACTAGTACttaaaatcttctctttctACAAATACATCAGACACCTCCTTTTGTAAATTAGTTGTGTTGTGATCTTAAATCACttaaagtatttgaaatagTATACGATTGTATTTCATGTAAGCTTGTGTCAAGAAACAAGGTACAAAAGCGTATTAGTACACCTCTCAAGAATCTACCTGCCTGAAAAACAATCTTCACTCTGTAGCTTACCTGTCTGCTGAATACACATTCGTTATCTCCTACCACCTTATCTGTAGCCCAGTGATTACAGCTGAAGAAGAGCTTATTTCAGATTTAGCAAAAATACCTTTGTGCAATGTCCTATTAGTCATGATTAAAATACCACAGTAAAAAGTACCTGCTGGTTTCATTACTGAACTGTAGGGACTCTTACCTGCTAAAATCCATGACTGTATACTTCTAAGGTAAAGTGCTGAAATACCACTCTGAAATAACCATCATTCTCAAGTATCTTGTAAAAGTTCTATTAATTAATCCTGAAAGGCCTATAGGAATTACATCAGTTGCTTACTGAAAGCTGttgatatatatttaaaaaaaaatagggtaAAAACTTCTCTACAAAGCTCTAAGTTCTGTAATGTAAGCTATTCCTCAGTCACTATAGCAGCAATAACTTAGATGAATCAGATTATTAGTAGCCTGGTGAAGTAACATTTCTATGTATTCACTAGTAAAGAAGCGCTTCAAGAAAAATTTTCTTATCCTACTTTGGGAGTGATATTTTCACATTACAGGAAGAATGTTACACTTTGGTATCTACAGGAAGATCTATTGAGGAGCCTTGAGAATCTTTTCTCTGCCCACTGAGTTACCTGAACTTGCTGAGTAGAACTTTCTTCATGGAAACAAAGAATCCTCAAATGACAGCTGCCCTAGACTACTTCAGATAGCAACAGAAGTCTCTGGACTCTTAGTGAATGTCTGATAACTGCTATAGGTTGAAGTGTTCTGAGGTGTGAAGAAGAGCAAAAACAGATTCAACATTAAAAATCTAGTGGGATAACTAGGAGATACTAGAACAAACTTCTGAATGTCTTATAAATGGTAAGAGGAAAATAGCAATGAAACCACTAGTGTGGTTTTATCAAAATTGAGTTTTGAACAGTCCCATAGGAATTTCTTATATTCAGATCTAGCCAATATTTGGGCTAATGACTTGGCCAATGGACTGAAACATGCACAGGACAATAGCTTGTCTGTACAGGGCAGGGTTAGAATTCAAGAAAATAGCTGGAGTTATCTTCTCAAGTCAGGAAGTTCTAATTCAGTTGCTGATTCCTAAATATTACACTTTAGagcagtttgatttttctccttatgACAAAAGGATTAAAGAGCAAAGGAGAGCTTTTATAGATTATAACATGGATGAAAGTTAACACAGTGCTCAGGAGTAGGGGAATTTATCCTGTATTGTGCAGAAGTAGAACAGGAGGCCTCAGCAGAAGTATTCCAGTCATCCTCAGGCACTCTGCTCTAAGTAGGCAGACTAGAGACGCACCTAAGGAAAAACACTCTAGAGAAGTTAATGTAACACATAAGGCTCAAGGAATGTTTTTCTCTAGTCTAGAAAAGAAGACTCAGAGGAGATACCCGAGAagccaggattttttttttcccttcatcacTGCAGTGAGAAGCAGACAGCTCAatttaaagcagtatttcagtTAGATCTTGGAGGGAAGCTTTAAAAACTTCAGTCACCTCCAGTCAGGTTCTGTGTTACAAGCTTGTGCTATAGATACCAGCTTGGGGACAGCCATCCCAACACTACTGCTTTCAGTGACTCAGTTCTCAGTTATTTGCATTCACTATTGTGGAACAGCCTCACCCATTCCTAGCTTGATAGTGTGTCACTTCACAGGAGTTTCTTCTCCTGGCCACTATGCTCTCTTCACTAAGTTTTATGTCTGCTCACTCTACTCCTGTATGGGCAGAGGGGAAATATCTTCTTCcttgtaatttcttttaagCAATAAATCCTACCATAACAGCCATGTAACTTTAGTAATATGCTGTGTCTTTCCTTAGCTCTAAGCAGAGCACCCCCAGCTCATCTGTTGATGTATAAGCATTAACTGCTAAGGAAAGTCTTGTCCAAGAAAATGACATGCAAGAAAACAGTATTAGATGGAAAACGCTGAGTTTTTGAAATaccaacaaaagaaaagcacaaaaaacaAGGTCTCTACTGCTGAGATAAATGCCTAGAGCACTTGGAGGCGAATATGCTTCAATCTAGCCATCAGTCCCTTACATAACACCATCCTAGTTATGTCATTCTTTGTGAGTGCCCAAGATGCTCCCTGAGTATCTGCTTGCAGGAAGGTAGTCACCTGGCATTAACTTCTCTTGCTTGAGATCAGCAGAGATGGTCGTCTTCAGAAACATCTGGCTGCCCAGTAATGACTAGAGGGCTGATGGTTAATACACAATACTGGCATTCTTTTGACCGGTAAAAACTTCCAGTTTAGTGCTCTGATTTGACACTTCTATTTGCACAGCTGAGAgtcaaaaatacatctttacaTGGCTAGATGTTCTCACCAAGTTGACTTGTTTACATAACTGTTGGCTTTTTAACTGTGAATAACAGACCTGAAGCAGCCTGGTTTTTACTATGATTCTTCCAGGCAGATTCTTTCTCTAAAGAAGAGACCTTCTTTCTCTGGGGACAGCAAAAGAATTCTATGCAATTATTCATGTTATGTATAGGAAATTAATATCTCTACCAAATTTGATTGAGATTAGTCGGCTTTAAATATTCAGAAGCATGTTTTAGACTTGCATAAGCTTGTCTCCACAGAAAACAGGCTAAACTGTAAAcgaaagtgtttttcttttcttttttttttccccagcacagAGAAATGTAATTAAACTCTTATGTGAAACAGTGATATGTCTtaccttcttaaaaaaatcaaaggtttTTACTGATTTAGCCAACAAGTACTTGGTGACTGGGGGGGAGGCATTGGAGGAcagtggcgggggggggggggggggggaaggtttGTCAGCTGGTGATTCTTGCCTAACAACCCCCTGAATAGGGAGCTAAAGGCCAGGGTTGGGATGCAGCTGGAACAGGTTTGTGCAGCAGTGTGGAAGGGATATGTAATGGGACTTGGAGATATACAGGGAACAACAAAGAGATTTTTGGAGAGGACATGCAAGCTGTTCGTGACAAaggaggcaatgggaaagggaGAGTCTCTTGGTTATaacacaaagagagaaaggattaGAGTGGACTGGAATGCAGAGCTTTCCTTTCACAGGAAATGGtactgtttggaaaaaatcctgtgctttttttatcaaatagctttttctaatataaaaagCTTCAATAAACTTTCAGACTGCACTAAGGAGAAGAGAGTGGTGATTAATATTTcagcttgattttattttttaattaaatagccTGCTTCTGGAGTAGATGTTTAAAGACCTACATTTGGCCTAAAGCTAGCTGAGAACACAGGGTGTCCTGCCAGAGAACAGGACTGAGTAAGTGGTACCTCAGCAGGATCTTTGTTCGTCCTATGTTGCTGTGGTCAGTTGCACCCTGCACCCAAACAAGCTGTAAATGATGGCCAAGATTAATTACTCAGACAACCCCTGGTACTCAGGCTAGCTTGCTTTAGCAAAAGAGTTAACTGCTGCTGAGTTCTAATGATGCGCTGCTAATAAACGTGGgtaagaacagaacagaagtcAGATGAATGCCAAAGGAACTGATCCCCGTATTCTCCTGTGTGTGGATCTGACACTATGTATTAGTAGCAAGGAAAACTGCAGGCTGTTCATTAATATTAACATAGATacattctcttatttttcctgccATCAGGGACAAAAGTGGGATTAGgctgtattttgtttaatgAGAGGGATGTTGATCTAGACCTCAGCTGTGTCAGCTCACATTTACCTCAGCAGGGAAGACTGCAGCCAGAGCCAGTGAGGTGCAAAATCTCTGTGGAATGCAGGGTGGGAGCTGTGTGACTACAAATGGCTGCTGGCACTTGCTCTTCTCACAGAGCCAGGGAGCCCTATGGCTTGGAGAAGGTCCCCAGTGCACAGCAGGGTAGTGAGCTCTGGGAGCACTTGAGCTCACTATCCAAAATTCTTCTTCAGTGAAGAATACCGCAGGGATCCTCCTTCCAGCAGTGCACCTGGGCAGGGCATCCAGactgctcactttttttttttttttttccctacctgTAACTTGCTAGCTTACACCCTCATCTATAGTGCTTAGTTTCTGCTGGAAGATCAGCGATATTTGGCAAGCAGTAAGCATTTGTTTCCCTCTGGAGCAGATCTCTGCGTGTGCCTCCTGCCCTACGTGGAATGTTTCAGCAGGGTCTACTTAAATAGAGAACTCAAGACTGTGCATCAATTTTGTCCTAGGTTTAATGTATGTTTGGGATACcctcttctccttttgtatCTGCTGCCCACCAGCCAGAGAGGTTCACTCAAGCCTAGGCTTGGAATATTGTGGAAATGTCTGGTGGTGTATTATACCTTCTCATCTCAATGACTTGCAGAAAAATGTTTAGCAGGTATGGGAATGCAATGAAGTACATACACGAGAGAATTTCAAAAGCCTAAATGACAGGTGTATACCTATTCTCACTGCAGTTCTGGGACTTTCATAAGTTCTTAGCATGACAACTAAAGATaaatttctccctctctctttttaacaTTACATAGCAATACAGATCTCTCCTGATCAGGTAATGTCATCTGGAAGCTCCACAGAGCCCTGTGCTATGTGCTTTCTCTACAGCATTGGCAAGATAGGACACCAGGAGAACAAGGTCTATTCCAAGGTGCTATGTGACCTGATGaacaaacagctgaaaatacCAGCTGACAGGTAAACTCATGTAACAATTTGTCTGACATAGCTTTCAAAAGATGCTGATATTAATGTCAAACTTGTCCTTTGGTGGTGTTCTATTAATAATCTGCTTGAAAAGGCTAAATGCAAATCAATAGAgtaactttcaaaataaaaataaaaaatgaataattagCTTCAATACTGAAAAAGCTTTATCTTGGTTAAAACGCTGAAGGATTTGGGCACTCTGTATACCCACAGATCTTGCACATACACGGGTAGCCTGTGCAAACCCAAGTACAGACACAATTTGActttattaaatttaatgtGAGTTTCACATAACAACACTCGCACGCTGTCTCGTGAGTGTGGGTGGAGTTTTAGTAAGAAATTCCCACTTAAATGGGAGCATTTCTATTGCACATTGCTGAATGTATGCCAATCTGGACAGAAGTGACTTTGtcactttaaaatacaagattCTGAGACCttaaagagggagaaaaataatgctAAGAACTCCAGAACTCAAGTAGACATGGTATtaaaggagggggaggagaatGAAACACTAGCAAACATCTGCCAGATCTGAAAAAGGAAACCTGTAACTCACGGAGGCACAGCGCAGTCCAGGGAAGCATAAAGTTCTGGGATGGTCTACAGTGTAACTGTGAGTGTTCTGCAGCAGGAACCCTGGCAAGGCTGCAGCACTCTGTTCTCAGCAGCGTGCAGCTAACAGTGTCTGTCTTCCCTTTCAGAATTTGTCAGCTTCTTTGAGATCAGTGCTGGCAACACAGGCTGCAACACCACTACCTTTGCTTGAGGTATCCTGAGGTGGTAACGGCTTATTTTTCTGAACCTTCACCATGGTTTTTGAACACTGCAGTTCTAGTCATATTATCCGAATCTGGTACAGATGTAAGAGCTAGTGGTGCCTTAGTAGCTGCCACCTACTGCTGTTTTAATGTCCTATCTACTGcctaaataaaacttaaaatccTGCAGAAGCCTTATGACTGAGaccctctttttcttctataaagGCCTGTGTTTGCTTTCTCAAAATAATCTTAGACTTTTTTAATGGTTTAGTCTTCTGTGTGAAGATTAGTGCTCCATTTTagttatgctttttttcctgttgatgcTAGGAAGCCTGGTCAAGTTTAAACAGAATATCTTGACCTGATTTCAGGGttcattttaaatctgattCAATAGATATGATTAGCAGATATAGTGTATGGGTCCTTCTTtcaaaagaggaaggacagGATTGCCctttaaataaaagagcagGATTGTGGTGCAGATTCTCCCTAGATCTGGAGTGTCCCTGGACACTTAGCTGCTTAGTGGAAAACTTCACTTCTACTGAAAGACTCTGCCAGGGCTCAATGGGGAAAGACTAAATGGAAAAACCCACTATTCTGCCCTCCCCTTTTCATCTATTGAACAACTCACAGTGACAATGAATGCTAGAGCACAGCTCAAAATGAGGGACAGGTGCAGTGAGCCACTCTCAGATGTTAGTGATTAattaagaaaggaagatttcCATATAAACATGCATCATTAGTGCCCTGGGCCATATAAGATCATTTGTCtccaaagctttaaaaaaaaaaaaaaagtttcctgcatctctgaaaataagGCCTATCATAAACCCAATCTTGCCTCTATTCTGAGCtctataaacattttattttgttgcaaaCGTATCTTTGGTTTGCAGCCAGTGTTTAAATACCAAGCCTGCATCTCAACCTGCAAAAACACATGTTAGGATAATAGCTCAGAGCTGTTTTGGTGACTCAAAACAGCACAAAGTGATACTGTATTTATAACTTAATTAGCATTAATCTTACTAAATATTGTTCACTACCACTTAAAGCCTTAGATGCCTCCATTGAGGAAGGAAAGTGTAACACAAGGTAGGTATTGTTTTGGCAGAATCACCCGTGGAGAATGGCTACAAAGCTCCTAAACACAGCAGGATCTCACCAGAAGGAGGCACTTCCCTGGCACAGAAATCAGTCTCTCTTCTTAATAGAGCCATCTCTAAATCTTCTACCTGTGTTTCATCTTGGACCCACATTATGAGTATTTCTTGTGACATTCTCCTGGCCCTTCCTATCCTGTCCAGTtgctctctgctctgtttttgacTGGGATATACTCAAGTAAGTAGAACTGTAACAAATGAAAGCTCTAGCCCTGCTATTTGCAATCAGTCTGCAGGAAAGTCTTCTGCTTACCCTGAACCTTTTCTGAAGCCTTTCTATGATAGATGCCTTTAAAGTTATCCTCAGAGCATCCAAATCTTGAAATGTATGAGTTCCTAAGGTACTCTCGGGCACAAGCGCAATTAAAAGCTCCTGCAGATGCTAGGAGTCCTGCCTTATGCTTGCTAACAGGATGTATAAAAGTTCCATCTGCCTTTGGCTCTCACACATCATTAGCATACAGGTTGTGAGGCATTTCTGTAAAACATCTGACCTTTTAGGAACTCTTAAGGCAAAGTAGCTATTTTAATTGTAACCAACTGTGCTCTAAAACAGATGCTGTGCAAccagaaaaatattacagatatGGCATGTGAGTGTGCAGCAACCACTCCATGAAGAGATATACACATGTATATCTGTACTTGGTTAATTTGTAAAAATCTGTGGAAGCTATGAAAATACATTCACTGCTTCTCCTTTAGTCTAAGAGTAgtataaggaaaagaaattgcagaTGTCTCCATCATGTGAACAGCACAACCAGGGTCTGCCACTTTGGGACTGGCAGGCTGCAGAGTAAACACATGTGCCACTGTGTTCTAGCGTTACCTCCTGTGCTGCCTGAGTTCCCACATCACCTCCATGTTACGTATCtaggaggcagaaaggagaaaggtgGGAGGAAGAAATGATGTTATGCAatggcagggggctgaggacATCAGAGGAAGGAAATGTTCTCAGTTAAGGTTACTGTtaatcatttagaaaataagtgTTTCACTCCTATCAATTCTCACTGTTATAGCCTGTGCCACCCTGAGCATTGCCATATGCTACCACCCTATTCTTTTGTTCAAGAGTATGTGTTTTCAAgttttccagcagcagcagcacaacaTTGAGACTTTGCTAAAAATTACCATGTGCTTGATTCATGTGTCTAAAAATGTCTGTGTGGAGACAGCTCTGGGCCTGATTCTCTTTCACCTTCCTGTGAGTCATTCCAAGCaacacagcacagaaagctACTGCTGTAGTCATGGCAGTGTAACAGGCGGAGCGGGCAGTAGCGCTGTCTGCAGCCTACGTGCATCAGATCACACAACCCAGCAGAAGGCTCATCTCTCAAGCCGCCTTTCACCTCTGAATGGACTCGcaccattttttcctctaagcaaaaaaagatcacttctgatttttttttcagtaaaaaagcaCGGTATGAAAACCAGGGCACGGAGGAGAAATAAATCACTTTCAATGTCATTGAAAAGCACTAGAGAATAATTAAAACGCCATTAAGTCAAACAAATTTCCACTAATGTGGCAAAGACATGCACACTGCTAAAACACACAAATGTGTccttattttgcaaaagaataaatttcCCTTCCAAGCCGGGGACTGTATCTCTTTGGTCCTGATCCTGCAAGAGTCCGTGGGAGTGTCTACCCGGCTAATACCACGTGCGCGCATGCCAGGTGGAGCACATTATGCATGAATTGCCCAGCACATCAAGGACTCAAtttgcgcccccccccccaaaaaaaaatgctcaacaGCAGTAACAAATCAAACGAATAAAGGCGGAGAGGGGGGAAGAGCCCTGGTTAGGGCCCGTGCGCGGGTGGAAACTGCAAGATGCAGTCAGGGTAGCAGATTTGCCGGGGAggcggccgccccccccccccccgtctccCTGCCGGGGGCGGCCCCTGTAaggccggccccgcgcgcacTGAAAGGcgcctgctgccgccgccgcgctgcactgcgccgctgccgccctcgccgccgccgccaccatGCCGATGTTCGCCATCTACACCAACGTCTGCAGGGACGCCGTGCCCGAGAGCCTGCTGGGCGAGCTCACCCAGCAGCTGGCCAAGGCCACGGGCAAGCCCGCGCAGGTGAgggagggccgggccgggccgggctggggccgggccgggccgggccgggcgccccgcgggagcgcggcgAGTCGCGGCCCTTTCGCTGGGCCGCGCCGaaagccgccgccgcggcggggccggggccgccgcgctgcgggagccgccgccgctcccccccccgccccgcggcgagGCCGGCCGTGTGCGAGTCGCCGTGCGCAGAAGCCCCGCGCGCCCAGGGCCTGGCTGCTGAAATGGCTAAAGCGGCAGAGGTCTGCCTGGGCCTCCGGGATTTTAGCCCCACGGGACGCGAGGGAAGCGACTAGCAGCCGCAGAGCCAGTGAGTCGCTGGCAAAGTAACAGATATCGGAGCTCTGCGGGCTGCCTCCTCCCTCCGAGCTGCGCTGCCTTATCCTGGGCTCGCATACACCAGCTCGCCGGCCAGATTGCTGCCGCCTAAGAAATCAAAGACTGATGTGGCTG
Proteins encoded:
- the LOC134148391 gene encoding macrophage migration inhibitory factor-like, with protein sequence MPKFIVNINLSKGRVPKSFTGELTQQPSQTVGKPAQYIAIQISPDQVMSSGSSTEPCAMCFLYSIGKIGHQENKVYSKVLCDLMNKQLKIPADRSCTYTEFVSFFEISAGNTGCNTTTFA